Proteins co-encoded in one Cytobacillus sp. NJ13 genomic window:
- a CDS encoding ATP-binding protein: protein MSFKRKQIMGLGLTVFFMFILMFVILSMVNGMKANMLEIVEDRYYKVNQATEIRQLFYQTDQQLLSVLTDIESADPAMTAELIEANHEGIQTRILKLEDELNRQKSSLLLKEVEQAYESYAQMQNSFIGLMGSGDLDSLENLYRGERENRNSLLVKLAEFKEYQESIMADSLESANETYSQLVSTLVAAVAIAIILIVGVTVWVIRSTGRSISIITKGIKDIDYQDLSSISRLNIETKDEIGEIAKAFNSMADSLETYYEKEQRYSAEISEQNWIQSHSAALVSIYSQHVTIANLADDFISRLAPASGANLGVIYVKDDSGSKPVFKKQAAYADGAEDAGRDFFLAGEGIAGQTVRDKKTIFLQDVPEDYKVLSTGLGDVRPKSIMMAPVMLKDEVVAVVELASLRTFTDAQIKLLEKVIETLGIAITNISGRMEIERLLAESQAQTEELQAQAEELQSQSEELQAQSEEMQSQSEELRMINEQLEERSRDAEMKSEELQAAKEELEEKAKQLSLSSKYKSEFLANMSHELRTPLNSILLLSEMLAEDPDQILTEEQKEFSKVIHTSGQDLLTLINDILDLSKVEVGKLEISFEEVNLGEMSQRMKQHFTQVAKHKNLEFTVSSSEEVPPVFHTDEQRLQQIVKNLLSNAFKFTEEGSVAVTFEKAAQSDFFGLPLSAYTDDWLKITVLDTGIGIPAEKQQLIFEAFQQADGATMRRYGGTGLGLSISKEFAQLLGGICKVESEEGKGSRFTLIIPNLPNGMPEIEAGTLAFEEAAVTAEPMEEVSEAAEPPVSEENSEAEHQHTGTELKDKTVIVVDDDHRNIYALKNALNKEGMNVLTAENGMQCLDLIMGTEKIDIVLMDIMMPVMDGYETMKRLRGLDRHQDVPIIALTAKAMKGDREKCMEAGATDYISKPLKLDQLLSVMRVWLS from the coding sequence GTGAGCTTTAAGAGAAAGCAAATAATGGGTTTGGGCCTAACTGTATTTTTTATGTTTATTCTAATGTTTGTCATTCTGTCTATGGTGAACGGAATGAAGGCCAACATGCTGGAAATTGTGGAGGATCGCTATTATAAGGTAAACCAGGCTACAGAGATCAGACAGCTTTTTTACCAGACAGATCAGCAGCTGCTGAGTGTGCTCACCGACATAGAATCGGCAGATCCAGCCATGACTGCTGAATTGATTGAGGCAAACCATGAAGGGATACAAACCCGGATATTGAAATTGGAAGATGAATTAAATAGACAGAAGTCCAGTCTGCTATTAAAGGAAGTAGAACAGGCATATGAATCATATGCCCAAATGCAAAACAGCTTCATTGGATTAATGGGAAGCGGAGATCTGGATTCCTTGGAAAATCTGTACAGGGGTGAAAGGGAAAACCGAAACTCTCTTCTAGTAAAGCTGGCTGAATTTAAAGAATATCAGGAATCCATCATGGCTGATTCGCTGGAAAGTGCAAATGAAACGTATAGCCAGTTAGTATCGACTTTGGTTGCTGCGGTTGCAATAGCCATTATTTTAATCGTCGGAGTGACGGTTTGGGTGATCAGAAGCACAGGCAGAAGCATCAGCATAATTACAAAAGGGATTAAGGATATTGATTATCAAGATCTTTCTTCCATTTCAAGGCTGAATATCGAAACAAAAGATGAGATCGGTGAAATCGCGAAAGCCTTCAACTCTATGGCTGATTCCCTCGAGACCTATTACGAAAAAGAACAGCGCTATTCGGCTGAAATCAGTGAGCAGAATTGGATTCAAAGCCATTCTGCTGCGTTAGTAAGCATCTATAGCCAGCATGTGACCATAGCGAATTTGGCAGATGATTTTATTTCCAGGCTGGCACCTGCCTCCGGAGCCAATCTCGGAGTCATTTATGTGAAAGATGACAGCGGAAGCAAACCTGTATTTAAAAAACAAGCTGCTTATGCAGATGGGGCGGAAGATGCAGGAAGAGACTTTTTCCTTGCTGGGGAAGGAATAGCAGGGCAAACAGTCAGGGATAAAAAAACAATATTCCTTCAAGATGTTCCTGAAGATTACAAGGTCCTATCAACTGGTTTGGGAGATGTCAGGCCGAAAAGCATCATGATGGCACCCGTCATGCTCAAAGACGAGGTCGTGGCAGTTGTGGAATTGGCAAGTTTGAGGACATTCACTGATGCACAGATCAAGCTCCTCGAAAAAGTAATTGAAACATTAGGAATAGCCATTACGAATATTTCAGGAAGAATGGAGATCGAACGCTTATTGGCAGAATCTCAGGCACAGACAGAGGAACTGCAGGCACAGGCTGAAGAGCTGCAGTCCCAGTCAGAGGAGCTGCAGGCGCAATCTGAAGAAATGCAGAGTCAATCCGAAGAGCTGCGTATGATTAACGAACAGCTTGAAGAGCGCTCCAGAGATGCGGAAATGAAATCCGAAGAACTTCAGGCTGCCAAGGAAGAGCTGGAGGAAAAAGCAAAGCAGCTGAGTTTAAGCTCAAAATACAAGTCAGAATTCCTGGCAAATATGTCGCATGAGCTGCGCACGCCGCTTAACAGCATATTGCTTTTATCAGAGATGCTGGCAGAAGACCCGGATCAAATCCTCACTGAGGAACAGAAGGAGTTTTCCAAGGTTATTCATACATCAGGACAGGATTTGCTTACCCTGATCAATGATATTCTGGACCTTTCAAAAGTAGAAGTAGGAAAACTGGAGATCAGCTTTGAGGAAGTCAATTTAGGTGAAATGTCGCAGCGTATGAAGCAGCATTTTACACAAGTGGCCAAGCATAAAAACCTTGAGTTTACTGTAAGCTCTTCAGAAGAAGTGCCGCCTGTATTCCATACCGATGAGCAGCGGCTGCAGCAAATTGTGAAAAATCTCCTGTCAAATGCATTTAAATTTACGGAAGAAGGTTCAGTAGCAGTCACTTTTGAAAAAGCCGCACAGAGCGATTTCTTTGGCTTGCCGTTATCCGCCTATACAGATGATTGGCTTAAAATAACAGTGCTGGATACAGGCATTGGCATTCCAGCAGAAAAGCAGCAGCTGATTTTTGAAGCCTTCCAGCAGGCTGATGGAGCCACGATGAGAAGATATGGCGGAACGGGGCTGGGATTGTCCATCTCCAAGGAATTTGCCCAGCTGCTCGGCGGCATTTGCAAAGTGGAGAGTGAAGAAGGAAAAGGAAGCCGTTTTACACTGATCATTCCAAATCTGCCAAACGGCATGCCTGAAATAGAGGCAGGTACGCTTGCTTTTGAAGAGGCTGCTGTAACCGCTGAACCTATGGAGGAAGTGTCTGAGGCTGCAGAACCCCCAGTTTCTGAAGAAAATAGTGAAGCAGAGCATCAGCATACAGGTACCGAGCTCAAAGATAAAACAGTCATTGTCGTAGATGATGATCACAGAAATATTTATGCGCTTAAAAATGCTTTGAATAAAGAAGGCATGAATGTCCTTACAGCAGAAAACGGGATGCAATGC
- a CDS encoding dynamin family protein, which yields MTLEKQLISKTFYETFMEPNENVHPIRVLGELYVAEQQNEVPDLTNIRFAQGEVYFLNKDYEAAIFKWESIPNELAPWAQKNMADAYFELDLLSNAEDFYKSIETDSEVLKTEVLLHLFSLYIQRGKLELAVESIKDSVRLNPDYPDVTDLARGFFEEHSDWGNAVELAVNEAIRTESLSWFEVLHSYVEQGRTAKMEPDYFSEALSVLYRVDEAHFESLSAALWNSYKKSDLYFSWLKEYNHLLLNMEPGRSHTWSLLSELYKDTYFELISGKHLIRDLSHLIPNHITNWVKIAAPSHSLVSASAVLAWSEIFPSNIDSSAVSEAEGLVNRSVRYQDGLEESFKLFENVMKWAKEKGVLMGERFEWMVRELLDLDAGHLLIAGAASNGKSSFVNTLLGEELMGDSTSASVLFKDSDEAEIHAVTDEEVRSISDLEDFRQSAENSQQTLIRCRMPLAFLQNNRLAVIDTPGLAGQSKFRNGVFQYLHFADSMLFVLNADSPLTDKELDLAVRMREQAPELPIHFLLSKMDRIPDSQDAMDLLDETQSRVHTYFPKAKVFAFSAYYESESQLNDLAVFIKSMMDERNRKEERTAKVLYYIKKSIKFLLEKRVEMENSLIDTIKWNEEMVTKLKGANNQLSDMEEEKVRTIKKSYSQIKDEMRQDLEKKIPELLRNCSEMVTEDSDFGRIHTELNDEMNNRVHEYIEETVLPDFHVSIQEWIAESEGEFRSSQAYLDEMSESFNELYGEEKISLDCDFRVLDDWRRDADRMTRGSVQLEKANILNRFSPSQFLLKSAGKLLGAIQQNKAMLHNKYKQFIEHEDYSEIAESITNKFMQQFELFEKSLERDIKMFFRNPFDVLNHTVEETYTDIAENKEALSDMRKNPEIYQDPLTLFDLKLRQFEWMTSAGEKVKEYR from the coding sequence ATGACTTTAGAAAAGCAGCTAATCAGCAAAACCTTTTATGAGACCTTCATGGAACCTAATGAAAATGTACATCCGATCAGGGTTTTGGGTGAACTGTATGTGGCTGAGCAGCAGAACGAAGTGCCCGATTTAACCAATATCCGTTTCGCCCAGGGTGAGGTGTATTTCCTTAACAAAGATTATGAAGCGGCCATTTTTAAATGGGAGAGCATTCCGAATGAATTGGCGCCATGGGCACAGAAAAATATGGCTGATGCCTATTTTGAATTGGATTTGCTTTCAAATGCAGAGGACTTTTACAAATCCATTGAAACAGATTCAGAGGTGCTGAAAACCGAAGTCCTCCTTCATCTGTTTTCACTTTACATACAGCGCGGCAAGCTTGAACTGGCTGTTGAATCCATTAAAGATTCGGTCCGATTAAATCCGGATTATCCGGATGTGACCGATCTGGCACGCGGATTCTTTGAAGAACACAGCGATTGGGGAAATGCGGTGGAGCTGGCTGTTAATGAAGCAATCAGGACGGAATCCCTATCCTGGTTTGAAGTTCTTCACTCGTATGTGGAACAGGGGCGGACAGCTAAAATGGAGCCGGACTATTTCAGTGAGGCGCTTTCGGTGTTATACCGTGTGGACGAGGCTCATTTTGAAAGTTTATCAGCGGCTCTGTGGAATAGCTACAAGAAATCAGATCTGTATTTCTCATGGCTGAAAGAATATAACCATCTTCTTCTAAATATGGAGCCAGGGCGCTCACATACATGGAGCCTGCTTTCCGAGCTTTACAAGGATACTTATTTTGAACTAATCAGCGGTAAGCATCTAATCCGGGACTTATCACACCTGATACCGAATCATATAACTAACTGGGTGAAAATAGCTGCACCTTCGCATTCCCTTGTTTCGGCCTCGGCAGTGCTGGCGTGGAGCGAAATTTTCCCGTCCAATATTGATTCTTCAGCTGTCAGCGAGGCAGAAGGCCTTGTGAATCGCTCTGTCCGCTATCAGGATGGCTTGGAGGAAAGCTTCAAGCTATTTGAAAATGTCATGAAATGGGCGAAGGAAAAGGGCGTGCTGATGGGTGAACGCTTTGAATGGATGGTCCGTGAGCTCCTTGATTTGGATGCCGGGCATTTGCTGATTGCCGGTGCGGCTTCAAATGGAAAATCCTCGTTTGTGAACACTCTTCTCGGTGAAGAGCTGATGGGAGATTCCACTTCTGCTTCAGTGCTGTTCAAGGATAGTGATGAAGCGGAAATTCATGCCGTTACGGACGAGGAAGTTCGGAGTATTTCTGACCTTGAGGACTTTAGGCAAAGCGCAGAAAATAGCCAGCAGACGCTTATCCGCTGCAGAATGCCTCTCGCCTTTTTACAGAATAATAGACTTGCTGTCATAGATACACCAGGTCTTGCGGGGCAAAGCAAGTTCAGGAATGGTGTGTTCCAATATCTCCATTTTGCAGACAGCATGCTGTTTGTCCTGAATGCGGATTCGCCTCTGACAGATAAAGAGCTGGATCTAGCTGTAAGAATGAGAGAACAGGCTCCGGAATTGCCTATTCATTTCCTTCTCAGTAAAATGGACCGGATTCCAGACAGCCAGGATGCCATGGATCTTCTGGATGAAACGCAGTCCCGTGTTCATACCTATTTTCCAAAAGCAAAGGTGTTTGCTTTCTCCGCCTATTATGAAAGCGAAAGCCAGCTGAATGATTTAGCAGTCTTCATCAAGTCGATGATGGATGAACGGAACCGGAAAGAAGAGCGTACAGCAAAGGTCCTTTACTATATTAAAAAATCCATCAAATTCCTTCTTGAAAAACGCGTTGAGATGGAAAACAGCTTGATTGATACTATTAAATGGAACGAAGAAATGGTAACAAAGCTTAAGGGTGCCAACAATCAGCTGAGTGATATGGAAGAAGAAAAGGTCCGGACGATTAAAAAGTCCTACAGCCAAATTAAAGATGAAATGAGACAGGATCTTGAGAAAAAGATTCCGGAACTGCTTCGGAATTGTTCTGAAATGGTGACAGAAGACAGTGATTTTGGAAGAATCCACACTGAACTTAATGACGAAATGAATAATCGGGTACATGAATATATTGAAGAGACGGTTTTGCCGGATTTCCATGTTTCCATTCAGGAATGGATTGCTGAAAGTGAAGGAGAGTTCAGAAGCAGCCAGGCATATCTGGATGAAATGAGCGAAAGCTTCAATGAGCTATATGGCGAGGAGAAGATCTCGCTGGACTGTGACTTCAGGGTTCTGGATGACTGGCGCCGCGACGCGGATCGAATGACGCGGGGAAGTGTTCAGCTGGAAAAGGCCAACATTCTAAACCGCTTTTCGCCATCGCAGTTCCTGCTGAAGAGTGCAGGCAAGCTGCTTGGTGCGATTCAGCAGAATAAAGCCATGCTCCATAATAAATATAAACAGTTTATTGAACATGAAGACTATAGCGAGATCGCAGAATCCATCACCAATAAATTCATGCAGCAATTTGAGCTTTTCGAGAAATCGCTTGAACGGGATATTAAAATGTTCTTCAGAAATCCGTTCGATGTATTGAATCATACGGTTGAAGAGACCTATACGGACATTGCAGAAAATAAAGAAGCTTTAAGTGATATGCGCAAAAATCCTGAGATTTACCAGGATCCTCTTACACTATTTGACCTGAAGCTCCGCCAGTTTGAATGGATGACTTCAGCAGGGGAAAAAGTTAAGGAATATCGTTAA
- a CDS encoding MFS transporter produces MQLIKDVKETLWTKSFIMLMVGNLFVFMSFQMLIPTLPPYIKSIGATGLEIGLVTALFSIGAVLSRPFIGFMLEYRARKQLVLIGAAALLAITVIYPLSSVVMIFLLFRFIHGLAWGWSTTVNGTAAVDVVPNSRLGEGMGYYGLSVTIGMIIAPSLGIYLYQITSFTNLIYISSILGLIAIGLLSIVRYETPEAVLKTRKEDLKFSYLGSLIEKSSWFPAFITIIVTFGYGSIVTFIVIFGEERGIDQIFLFYLFNAIMASLSRPIAGKWFDQRGPKGLVLVCTFLTFIGMWVLSFAHSNLFIIISGILFGIGFGSLIPTLQSWTLSMTPPNRRGVANGMFFSSIDLGIGLSGLVFGVLAQFVETAALFQISSVFLILGMAVTVLYGRRRSAARTQQAS; encoded by the coding sequence ATGCAGTTGATAAAGGATGTAAAAGAGACTTTGTGGACAAAGTCTTTCATTATGCTGATGGTCGGGAATTTATTTGTCTTTATGTCGTTTCAGATGCTGATTCCGACACTGCCTCCATATATAAAGTCCATAGGAGCAACTGGTCTTGAAATTGGGCTGGTTACGGCGCTGTTTTCGATTGGAGCCGTTTTGAGCAGGCCTTTCATCGGATTTATGCTTGAATATAGAGCAAGGAAGCAGCTGGTGCTGATTGGGGCAGCGGCACTTCTGGCCATAACGGTTATTTATCCGCTGTCAAGCGTGGTGATGATTTTCCTGCTGTTCCGATTCATCCACGGGCTCGCTTGGGGATGGTCAACTACTGTGAACGGGACAGCAGCTGTAGATGTAGTGCCTAATTCCCGTCTTGGAGAGGGAATGGGTTATTATGGCCTAAGTGTTACAATCGGGATGATCATCGCTCCGAGTCTTGGAATCTATCTATATCAGATTACCTCTTTTACCAATCTTATATATATATCGAGTATACTCGGCTTAATTGCCATTGGGCTCCTGTCTATAGTTCGCTACGAAACGCCTGAAGCTGTTCTGAAAACAAGGAAAGAGGATCTGAAATTTTCTTACTTAGGCTCTTTAATCGAAAAATCCAGCTGGTTTCCTGCCTTTATCACGATTATTGTGACATTTGGGTATGGTTCCATCGTAACGTTCATCGTTATTTTTGGAGAAGAGCGCGGCATTGATCAGATTTTCCTTTTCTACCTGTTCAATGCGATCATGGCATCGCTTTCGAGACCGATTGCCGGAAAATGGTTTGACCAGCGAGGGCCAAAGGGACTTGTGCTGGTCTGCACGTTCCTGACCTTCATCGGCATGTGGGTACTTTCTTTCGCTCATTCGAATTTGTTTATTATCATAAGCGGAATATTGTTCGGAATTGGCTTTGGATCATTGATTCCTACTCTGCAGTCATGGACGCTGTCGATGACACCACCCAACCGCCGGGGTGTGGCAAATGGAATGTTCTTCTCATCCATCGACCTTGGCATTGGACTAAGCGGCCTTGTTTTTGGGGTGCTTGCACAGTTTGTGGAAACGGCAGCACTATTCCAAATATCAAGTGTGTTCCTGATCCTTGGCATGGCTGTTACAGTCCTCTATGGCAGACGGCGCTCAGCCGCCCGCACGCAGCAAGCCTCTTAA
- a CDS encoding alpha/beta fold hydrolase, with amino-acid sequence MSEKYPILEGADPFYFEGNEIGILVSHGFTGSTQSMRPLGEAYANAGYTVCGPRLRGHGTHYEEMETTTYQDWIHSVEEGYQWLKERCSTVFVTGLSMGGTLTLYMAEKYPEIKGIIPINAAIEIPDMASASSLEDVRFLDAIGSDIKNPDIKELAYEKTPVKSLGEITELMKKVKADLGKVACPALIFVSKEDHVVPPSNSQEIYSSIISAAKELVTLENSFHVATLDNDQDIIIEKTLLFLQRVLETSSLQG; translated from the coding sequence ATGTCTGAAAAGTATCCGATTTTAGAAGGCGCGGACCCTTTTTATTTTGAAGGAAATGAGATTGGGATTTTAGTTTCGCACGGCTTTACCGGTTCAACTCAAAGTATGCGTCCGCTTGGGGAAGCTTATGCAAATGCAGGGTATACGGTCTGCGGTCCACGGCTGAGGGGACATGGCACTCATTATGAAGAAATGGAAACAACGACCTATCAGGACTGGATTCACTCTGTTGAAGAAGGCTATCAGTGGCTGAAAGAGCGCTGCAGCACGGTATTTGTTACAGGTCTGTCGATGGGGGGTACCCTGACATTATATATGGCCGAGAAATATCCGGAGATTAAGGGGATTATCCCGATTAATGCAGCTATTGAAATTCCTGATATGGCGTCAGCATCCAGCCTGGAGGATGTCCGCTTCCTTGATGCAATTGGTTCAGACATTAAAAATCCTGATATAAAAGAGCTTGCCTATGAAAAGACACCGGTTAAATCACTTGGTGAAATAACGGAACTGATGAAGAAGGTCAAAGCCGATTTAGGAAAAGTGGCTTGTCCTGCGCTGATTTTTGTCTCAAAAGAAGATCATGTAGTTCCGCCTTCCAATTCGCAGGAAATATACAGCAGCATTATATCAGCTGCAAAGGAATTGGTCACCCTGGAAAACAGCTTTCATGTGGCAACACTGGATAACGATCAGGACATCATTATAGAAAAAACACTGCTTTTTCTGCAGCGGGTACTGGAAACAAGCAGTCTTCAGGGGTGA
- a CDS encoding glutamine--tRNA ligase/YqeY domain fusion protein has product MENNSNFIRTIIKEDLESGKRKEVITRFPPEPNGYLHIGHAKSIVINFGLADDFNGKTNLRFDDTNPLKEDQEFVDAIKEDVKWLGYEWEELHFASNYFEEMYNRAVLLIKKEKAYVDDLSQEEIRQYRGTLTEPGKESPYRSRSAEENLDLFERMRKGEFENGAKVLRAKIDMSSPNLNLRDPVIYRVSHATHHNTGDTWCIYPMYAFAHPLEDAIEGVTHSLCTTEFEDQRPLYNWVVAECEMESTPQQIEFGRLNISNTVMSKRKLKQLVEENYVDGWDDPRMPTISGLRRKGYTPEAIREFVKETGVSKGSGVVDEAMLEHYVREDLKLKAPRTMGVLRPLKVVITNYPEDQTEMLDAEINPENPEMGMRQIPFSREIYVEQDDFMEDPPKKYFRLFPGNEVRLKHAYFIKCNDVIKDEDGNVVELHCTYDPETKSGTGFTGRKVKGTLHWVDAKSAIPAEFRLYEPLILDEDADQNAEADTDDTAENEAEGKTFLDYVNPNSLEIVHGFIEPNMKDVQAQDKFQFFRHGYFNVDPKHTTAEKPVFNRIVSLKSSFKLK; this is encoded by the coding sequence TTGGAAAACAATTCAAATTTTATACGAACGATTATTAAAGAGGATCTGGAGTCGGGAAAGCGTAAAGAGGTCATTACCCGTTTCCCGCCTGAGCCGAACGGTTATCTTCATATCGGACATGCCAAATCGATTGTCATCAACTTCGGCCTGGCAGATGATTTTAACGGAAAGACGAACCTCCGATTTGATGATACAAATCCGCTTAAGGAAGATCAGGAATTTGTGGATGCCATTAAAGAAGATGTTAAATGGCTTGGATACGAGTGGGAGGAGCTTCACTTTGCTTCGAATTATTTCGAGGAAATGTATAACCGTGCAGTTCTTTTAATTAAGAAAGAAAAAGCATATGTGGATGACTTAAGCCAGGAAGAGATCCGCCAATACCGCGGAACACTGACAGAGCCTGGAAAAGAAAGTCCATACCGCAGCCGTTCAGCTGAAGAGAATCTTGATTTATTTGAACGCATGCGTAAAGGTGAATTTGAAAACGGAGCAAAAGTTCTCAGAGCAAAGATCGACATGTCTTCACCGAACCTGAACTTGCGCGATCCGGTTATCTATCGTGTTTCACATGCAACTCACCACAATACGGGTGATACGTGGTGCATCTATCCGATGTATGCTTTCGCCCACCCGCTTGAGGATGCAATCGAAGGAGTTACCCATTCCTTATGTACAACCGAGTTTGAAGATCAGCGTCCGCTATATAACTGGGTTGTCGCAGAGTGTGAAATGGAAAGTACACCGCAGCAAATCGAGTTTGGCCGCCTGAATATTTCTAATACAGTTATGAGCAAAAGAAAACTGAAGCAGCTTGTGGAAGAGAATTATGTTGATGGCTGGGATGACCCGCGCATGCCGACAATTTCCGGTCTAAGACGCAAGGGCTATACTCCGGAAGCAATCCGAGAGTTCGTAAAAGAAACGGGTGTTTCAAAAGGTTCCGGTGTAGTGGATGAAGCCATGCTTGAGCATTATGTCCGCGAAGACCTGAAATTGAAAGCCCCTCGTACAATGGGTGTGCTTCGCCCGTTAAAGGTTGTGATTACAAACTACCCGGAAGATCAGACTGAAATGCTTGATGCGGAAATCAATCCAGAAAATCCGGAGATGGGCATGCGCCAAATTCCTTTCTCCAGGGAGATTTATGTAGAACAGGACGATTTCATGGAAGACCCGCCGAAAAAATATTTTCGCCTCTTCCCTGGCAATGAAGTACGCTTAAAGCATGCATACTTCATCAAGTGCAACGATGTCATCAAGGATGAGGATGGCAATGTTGTTGAGCTGCATTGCACGTATGACCCTGAAACGAAGAGCGGAACAGGTTTTACCGGCCGAAAAGTAAAGGGTACGCTTCACTGGGTGGATGCAAAGAGTGCCATTCCGGCTGAATTCCGTTTATACGAGCCATTGATTCTTGACGAAGATGCCGATCAGAACGCTGAGGCAGACACAGATGATACTGCTGAAAACGAAGCTGAAGGAAAAACGTTCCTTGACTACGTGAACCCGAACTCACTTGAAATTGTTCATGGTTTCATTGAACCTAACATGAAGGATGTACAAGCCCAGGATAAATTTCAATTCTTCCGTCATGGCTATTTCAATGTCGACCCGAAACACACAACAGCAGAAAAACCTGTATTTAACAGGATTGTATCGCTGAAAAGTTCATTTAAGTTAAAATAA
- a CDS encoding ASCH domain-containing protein — protein MSNQHDPNTLPPKTCSVDRMVTVKEDIEKVLAGKKTATRRNGRYADVGEIMTLEGQDFAVEKVYSQSLGELTDEHARQEGFESLEDYKQSILSMHPGMPWLPQMRVWVHEFSAVKK, from the coding sequence ATGTCAAACCAGCATGACCCAAATACATTACCGCCGAAAACATGTTCAGTAGACCGCATGGTGACAGTAAAAGAGGACATTGAAAAGGTTCTTGCAGGAAAGAAAACAGCTACACGCCGCAATGGCCGCTATGCTGATGTCGGGGAAATCATGACGCTTGAGGGCCAGGATTTCGCAGTAGAAAAAGTTTATTCCCAATCTCTAGGAGAGTTAACAGACGAGCATGCCCGCCAGGAAGGCTTTGAAAGCTTAGAAGACTACAAACAATCAATCCTTTCTATGCATCCGGGAATGCCTTGGCTGCCGCAAATGCGTGTATGGGTTCATGAATTTAGCGCAGTGAAGAAGTAA
- a CDS encoding glycerophosphodiester phosphodiesterase produces the protein MNKRAKVFAHRGVSGHFPENTMAAFQAALEAGADGIELDVQMAKDGKLVIIHDETVDRTTGGTGYIKDLTFEEILRLDAGSWFGNVNPGETIPDLEQLLQWAVMEGNELLINIELKNDLIEYPGMEEKVIDLILKYNLEQRVIISSFNAESLKRVRDLHATLQTGYLIEGIPENTIEMAKKIGANSIHCEEGFALSEFGRKAKEAGFPLRVYTVNDETRCRFLNNAGVEVIMTDFPERFLI, from the coding sequence TTGAATAAAAGGGCAAAAGTTTTTGCGCACCGTGGCGTCAGCGGACATTTTCCAGAAAACACGATGGCCGCTTTCCAGGCTGCATTGGAGGCAGGGGCAGATGGAATTGAATTGGATGTGCAGATGGCGAAGGATGGAAAACTCGTGATCATTCATGATGAAACGGTGGATAGAACGACGGGCGGCACCGGTTATATAAAGGACTTGACCTTTGAAGAAATCCTGCGGCTTGATGCAGGGAGCTGGTTTGGGAATGTTAACCCCGGTGAAACAATTCCGGATCTGGAGCAGCTTTTACAATGGGCAGTTATGGAAGGCAACGAACTGCTGATTAATATTGAATTGAAAAATGATTTGATTGAATATCCCGGGATGGAAGAAAAGGTTATTGACCTTATCCTAAAATATAATTTGGAACAGCGTGTCATTATATCATCTTTCAATGCAGAAAGTCTGAAGAGAGTCCGGGACTTGCATGCAACTTTGCAGACGGGCTATTTAATAGAAGGGATTCCTGAAAACACTATCGAAATGGCAAAAAAAATCGGGGCAAACAGCATTCATTGTGAAGAAGGGTTTGCACTATCGGAGTTTGGCAGGAAAGCAAAAGAAGCAGGGTTTCCCCTGCGGGTATATACCGTAAATGATGAAACCCGCTGCAGATTTTTAAACAATGCCGGAGTCGAAGTAATCATGACGGATTTTCCGGAAAGGTTTTTGATATAA